A section of the Pedobacter sp. HDW13 genome encodes:
- a CDS encoding FdhF/YdeP family oxidoreductase has protein sequence MKKLKVVPNPENPEKLLNLKYTPAKTWAAGIPGVVAAFGDLIEEGIPFRGTRALFSMNQNGGFDCPSCAWPDPDDERSPIGEYCENGVKALAEEATSKKVTEAFFAENSVVDLAELTDFEIGKKGRLTSPMLLPKGGAHYQPISWDAAFKKIAAHLNALDSPNEAIFYTSGRTSNETSFLYQLFAKEFGTNNMPDCSNMCHETSGTALLPTIGIGKGTVKLDDFYQAEVIVVIGHNPGTNAPRMMTALQKGKNNGAKIIAINPLPEAGLMGFRNPQALNGILGIGEHYSDLYLPVKINGDMALLKAIGLLLAREEALTPGLVFDHEFINEKTSGAGAYLAQFENYQLDELAAAAGLSVAEIEAAVEILAHKKRIIFAWGMGLTQQPNGVDMIREIVNILLLKGSIGKPGAGVCPVRGHSNVQGNRTMLINERPTQQQLDRIRDVFGFEPPRAHGYNVVSAIKAMHKQDVKLLFAMGGNFLSATPDTTFTAEALRKLRLSVHVSTKLNRSHLVHGEEALILPTLSRSDIDMINGVAQFISTESSMGIVQSSKGILKPVSDQLLNETHIVCRMAMETLGERSVVDWKAYADDYDKIRDVIEKCIPGFENYNERIRQKGGFYLPNAARDGKFITGIAGDKAAFTLSGVPLNILAENEYLMATTRTHDQFNTTIYGLEDRYRGIKNERRVVFMNQQDMDRQGFKAEDKVDLFNFDDGIERVARLFLVVPYAVPQGNAVTYFPEANVLISINNVVKESNMPASKFVRIQIRLHQAELT, from the coding sequence ATGAAAAAGCTAAAAGTAGTGCCCAATCCCGAAAATCCGGAGAAATTACTGAATCTGAAATATACGCCGGCCAAAACCTGGGCTGCGGGAATTCCCGGGGTGGTGGCTGCTTTCGGCGACCTGATAGAGGAAGGAATTCCATTTCGCGGTACGCGCGCTTTATTTAGCATGAACCAGAATGGTGGCTTCGATTGTCCCAGTTGTGCATGGCCCGATCCGGATGATGAACGTTCGCCAATTGGTGAATATTGCGAAAACGGCGTAAAAGCACTGGCTGAAGAAGCTACTTCGAAAAAAGTTACCGAAGCATTCTTTGCCGAAAATTCGGTTGTAGACCTGGCAGAGTTAACCGATTTTGAAATAGGGAAAAAGGGACGGCTTACTTCGCCCATGTTGTTACCAAAAGGAGGCGCACATTATCAGCCCATTAGCTGGGATGCTGCCTTTAAAAAAATAGCTGCGCATTTAAATGCACTCGATTCTCCAAACGAGGCTATTTTTTACACCTCCGGACGTACCAGTAATGAAACCTCATTCCTATACCAGCTTTTTGCAAAAGAATTTGGTACCAACAATATGCCCGATTGTTCTAACATGTGCCACGAAACCTCGGGTACGGCACTCTTACCAACCATTGGTATCGGAAAAGGGACGGTAAAACTCGATGATTTTTATCAGGCAGAGGTGATTGTGGTGATTGGCCATAATCCCGGAACCAATGCACCACGTATGATGACTGCCTTGCAAAAAGGAAAAAACAACGGTGCAAAAATTATTGCCATTAACCCGCTGCCAGAGGCCGGGCTGATGGGGTTCCGTAATCCACAAGCCCTGAACGGCATATTGGGCATTGGCGAACATTACTCGGATCTTTACCTGCCTGTAAAAATAAATGGCGATATGGCCTTGCTGAAAGCGATAGGCCTGCTGCTGGCACGCGAAGAAGCGCTTACACCCGGTCTGGTTTTCGACCATGAATTTATTAATGAGAAAACCAGTGGAGCTGGGGCTTATCTTGCGCAGTTTGAAAATTACCAACTCGATGAACTTGCTGCAGCTGCCGGATTATCTGTGGCCGAAATTGAAGCAGCAGTAGAAATACTGGCCCATAAAAAACGGATTATATTTGCCTGGGGCATGGGGCTTACCCAACAACCCAATGGTGTGGATATGATTCGCGAAATTGTAAACATCCTGCTGCTGAAAGGAAGCATTGGCAAGCCAGGAGCAGGAGTATGTCCGGTAAGGGGACACAGCAACGTACAGGGAAACCGTACCATGCTCATTAACGAAAGGCCAACGCAGCAGCAACTGGATAGGATCAGGGATGTTTTTGGTTTCGAACCACCCAGAGCCCACGGTTATAATGTGGTAAGTGCCATTAAGGCCATGCACAAACAGGACGTTAAATTGCTTTTTGCCATGGGCGGCAACTTTTTATCGGCTACGCCCGACACCACTTTTACAGCCGAGGCTTTGCGTAAGCTCAGGCTATCGGTACATGTTTCTACCAAGCTGAACCGGAGTCATTTGGTGCACGGAGAAGAAGCATTGATTCTGCCTACACTCTCGCGCAGCGATATTGATATGATTAACGGGGTAGCTCAGTTTATCAGTACAGAAAGCTCGATGGGGATTGTGCAGTCTTCAAAAGGAATACTAAAGCCTGTTTCCGATCAGTTATTGAACGAAACGCATATTGTTTGCAGGATGGCCATGGAAACGTTGGGCGAAAGATCGGTGGTAGACTGGAAAGCCTACGCAGATGATTATGATAAAATTCGCGATGTAATTGAAAAGTGTATACCCGGTTTTGAAAATTATAACGAACGCATCAGGCAAAAAGGAGGTTTTTATTTACCCAATGCTGCCCGCGATGGAAAGTTTATCACCGGAATAGCAGGAGATAAGGCCGCATTTACCCTTTCGGGTGTTCCATTAAACATTTTGGCCGAAAATGAATACCTGATGGCCACCACCCGAACACACGATCAGTTTAATACCACCATTTACGGTCTGGAAGATCGTTACCGGGGCATTAAAAATGAGCGGAGGGTAGTATTTATGAATCAGCAGGATATGGACAGGCAGGGATTTAAAGCCGAAGATAAAGTTGATCTCTTTAACTTCGATGATGGTATTGAGCGGGTAGCCCGGCTTTTTCTGGTTGTTCCCTATGCCGTTCCGCAGGGTAATGCTGTAACCTATTTTCCCGAAGCCAATGTGCTGATTTCTATCAATAATGTGGTGAAAGAATCGAATATGCCGGCTTCTAAATTTGTTCGCATTCAGATCAGGCTACACCAGGCAGAGTTGACTTAG
- a CDS encoding DUF1801 domain-containing protein — MAAIKTTLNDASVTDFINTFAETEQRRKDGFELLKIMEDYTGYEAKMWGASMIGFGTYHYKSERSKQEGDWPLVGFSPRKAAISLYVYMGTPVNEALLKELGKFKMGKGCIYVNKLADIDIEVLKKMMSETIARLQEKFPA, encoded by the coding sequence ATGGCTGCTATTAAAACCACCCTCAACGATGCAAGTGTAACCGATTTTATCAATACGTTTGCCGAAACCGAACAAAGGCGCAAAGATGGTTTCGAACTGTTAAAAATTATGGAAGATTATACAGGTTACGAAGCTAAAATGTGGGGCGCCAGTATGATTGGTTTTGGCACTTATCATTACAAATCGGAGCGGAGCAAACAGGAGGGCGACTGGCCCCTGGTTGGTTTTTCGCCACGGAAAGCAGCCATTTCCCTATACGTTTACATGGGGACCCCTGTAAACGAAGCTTTGCTTAAAGAATTAGGTAAGTTTAAAATGGGTAAAGGCTGTATTTACGTTAATAAGCTGGCCGATATTGATATCGAAGTGTTAAAGAAAATGATGAGCGAAACCATCGCGCGTTTACAGGAAAAATTTCCTGCTTAA
- a CDS encoding FAD-dependent oxidoreductase, which translates to MTTENYDVIVIGGGAIGLATAYQLGKRKAKTLVLEQFTFVNQLGSSAGVSRQFRIPYPDEYMVQMALDAQPYWDELERETGTSLLDKVGTLWFGDPAVHSTEGNIAEAEEALKALNVPYTTLTAKEIEEKYYFKNLPETYTGLFQPDGASINFKATIETLLSLCQKQETVELKENSPVLKINQMGKLFEIETPNGIYITEKLSIIPGPYINSVINLLDFKIEATYWNMSSAYFKKTDPTIQYPTWFVFQNADNQNGNQFYGFPSVDWDHPEYIRVAPDFVITPLNEPNERTLIPNQQELGYTAEWVKDHMTGLSTEPEYTSTCLIALSTIPNKELLIDFAPSYVPNHKNIVLYATGWAAKFTPFLGKIMSDLVLDGYTDFDITPFQLGQKFFKAL; encoded by the coding sequence ATGACTACAGAAAATTACGACGTAATTGTCATCGGTGGTGGGGCTATTGGCCTGGCTACCGCCTACCAGCTAGGTAAACGAAAGGCTAAAACCCTGGTACTCGAGCAGTTTACCTTCGTTAACCAACTTGGAAGCTCAGCAGGCGTATCGCGTCAATTCCGCATTCCCTACCCTGACGAGTACATGGTACAAATGGCTCTAGATGCACAACCCTACTGGGATGAGCTGGAAAGAGAAACGGGCACCTCGCTACTGGATAAGGTAGGCACATTGTGGTTTGGCGACCCGGCAGTACACTCAACCGAAGGTAACATTGCCGAGGCCGAAGAAGCCCTGAAAGCTTTAAACGTTCCGTACACCACTTTAACGGCCAAAGAAATTGAAGAAAAATACTACTTCAAGAACCTGCCCGAAACTTATACAGGACTTTTTCAACCCGATGGCGCGAGCATTAATTTTAAAGCTACTATTGAAACGCTGTTAAGTTTGTGCCAGAAACAGGAAACAGTCGAACTGAAAGAGAACTCTCCTGTACTCAAAATCAATCAGATGGGAAAACTTTTCGAAATTGAAACACCTAACGGCATTTACATTACCGAAAAGCTATCCATTATTCCCGGTCCATACATTAACAGTGTAATTAACCTGCTCGATTTTAAGATCGAAGCTACGTACTGGAATATGTCGTCGGCTTACTTTAAAAAAACCGATCCTACCATACAATACCCTACCTGGTTTGTGTTTCAAAATGCAGATAACCAAAACGGCAACCAGTTTTATGGTTTCCCCTCGGTAGACTGGGATCACCCTGAATATATTCGCGTAGCACCCGATTTCGTAATTACGCCTTTAAATGAACCAAACGAAAGGACTTTAATTCCAAATCAGCAAGAGCTGGGTTATACGGCCGAATGGGTAAAAGATCACATGACAGGCTTAAGCACAGAGCCCGAATATACCTCAACCTGCTTAATTGCGCTGAGTACCATCCCTAACAAAGAACTGTTAATTGATTTTGCACCGAGCTATGTGCCCAATCATAAAAATATTGTGTTATACGCCACAGGTTGGGCCGCAAAGTTTACCCCTTTTCTGGGTAAAATTATGTCTGATCTGGTACTGGACGGATACACCGATTTCGACATTACTCCTTTCCAACTGGGACAAAAATTCTTTAAAGCACTCTAA
- a CDS encoding FAD-dependent oxidoreductase produces the protein MNKNTPLNTGMQPDLKTEVAIIGAGTSGLYTAYRLVTDQKYNASQVQIFDMNDKLGGRLESVIMPGMNFWGELGGMRYLTSQQIVTTLIEGYPLSEKDPAKRTPVLKDKMTPVPFPMGNPSELLFYLRKQHFKQDAWNVAQRYGEKLTTRYYLNDDDLGFSSDQLFNKIIYDVLMADPWVAKTYGDKIIKGTGIYDYSFELTSRDWDNIKPKLVYNFPNSPYDKRLVNDLGFWNLIKDQVSQEGYEFLANAGGYYSNTINWNSAEAFPYMVGDFSAGTIYKTIEEGYDSIAYAVANAYTDHDGACIWAKNKLLTFTKTHPFIHTHKYELTFLNIETNTKWKVYANTLVLAMPRKSLELLDQDNFFFDINENSVLNNNIRSVIMEPAFKILMGFTYPWWKDLGIDSGHSITDLPMRQCYYFGTDLQTNNSMLLGSYGDMETETFWKALTDDKLLFKVKPAKSASLKELHQLDSVQATKLMVDELMSQLRELHGAQVTIPEPYVTYFRDWTDEPFGAGYHAWKAGYSVENVMPYMRKPVADEQIHIIGEAYSDQQGWVEGAFCVAELMLQDYFGLKRPVWLDKDYYLGW, from the coding sequence ATGAACAAAAACACACCTTTAAACACGGGCATGCAGCCCGATTTAAAAACTGAAGTCGCCATTATTGGTGCCGGCACATCGGGTTTGTACACAGCTTACCGTTTGGTAACCGATCAAAAATACAATGCCAGCCAGGTTCAGATTTTTGACATGAACGATAAACTGGGCGGCAGACTTGAATCGGTAATTATGCCAGGTATGAATTTCTGGGGCGAGCTTGGTGGTATGCGTTACCTCACTTCGCAGCAAATTGTAACCACTTTAATTGAGGGTTATCCGCTTAGCGAAAAAGATCCGGCCAAACGTACACCTGTACTTAAAGATAAAATGACACCCGTTCCCTTTCCGATGGGCAATCCTTCTGAATTGTTATTCTACCTACGTAAGCAACATTTTAAGCAGGATGCCTGGAATGTGGCGCAACGCTATGGCGAAAAGCTAACTACCCGGTACTACCTCAATGACGATGATTTGGGTTTCAGCTCTGATCAGCTGTTCAATAAAATTATTTACGATGTGCTAATGGCCGATCCATGGGTAGCCAAAACCTATGGCGACAAGATTATTAAAGGTACTGGTATTTATGATTATTCTTTTGAGTTAACAAGTCGCGATTGGGATAACATTAAACCGAAACTGGTGTACAATTTCCCTAACTCACCTTACGATAAACGTTTGGTGAACGATCTGGGTTTCTGGAATTTAATTAAAGATCAGGTTTCGCAAGAGGGTTACGAATTTTTAGCCAATGCAGGCGGTTATTATTCAAATACCATTAACTGGAATTCGGCCGAAGCTTTTCCGTACATGGTTGGAGATTTCTCGGCCGGCACCATTTACAAAACCATCGAAGAGGGTTATGATAGCATTGCATATGCGGTAGCCAATGCCTATACCGATCATGATGGCGCTTGTATATGGGCGAAAAATAAGCTGCTCACTTTTACCAAAACGCATCCGTTCATCCACACGCATAAATACGAGCTTACTTTCTTAAACATCGAAACCAATACCAAATGGAAAGTGTATGCCAACACCCTTGTACTGGCCATGCCCCGGAAATCGCTGGAACTCTTAGATCAGGATAATTTCTTTTTCGATATTAACGAAAATTCGGTACTGAACAACAATATCCGTTCGGTAATTATGGAACCGGCCTTTAAAATATTAATGGGCTTTACTTACCCATGGTGGAAAGACCTTGGCATTGATTCGGGTCACTCGATTACCGATTTACCAATGCGCCAATGCTATTATTTTGGTACCGATCTGCAAACCAATAACTCGATGTTGCTGGGCAGCTATGGCGATATGGAAACGGAAACTTTCTGGAAAGCACTTACCGATGATAAATTGCTTTTCAAAGTAAAACCGGCCAAATCGGCTTCGCTGAAAGAACTGCACCAACTGGATAGTGTGCAGGCTACCAAACTGATGGTTGATGAGTTGATGAGCCAGTTGCGCGAACTGCACGGCGCGCAGGTAACCATTCCCGAGCCTTATGTAACCTATTTCAGAGATTGGACCGACGAGCCTTTTGGCGCAGGCTACCATGCGTGGAAAGCGGGCTACTCGGTTGAAAATGTAATGCCTTATATGCGCAAACCGGTAGCAGATGAGCAGATTCACATTATTGGTGAGGCTTATTCTGATCAGCAAGGCTGGGTTGAGGGTGCTTTCTGTGTAGCCGAGCTGATGTTACAGGATTATTTCGGCCTCAAACGCCCGGTTTGGTTAGATAAGGATTATTATTTGGGTTGGTAA
- a CDS encoding CinA family protein, whose amino-acid sequence MISIPRIANFNNLLREKGLTLICAESITAGLLSSTIASVSGASSILKGSIVTYDATVKTKVLGVDEQIIADHTAESEETTFAMCVGLRKLYPDTAIAVAVTGVASLPTTEYFIDKEVGQIYVSIWYKAFHHFETVIRANETDDQRNEIREKAVEFILGKIEEIVGV is encoded by the coding sequence ATGATCTCCATACCACGCATTGCCAATTTCAACAACTTATTAAGAGAGAAGGGACTTACCTTAATTTGTGCTGAAAGCATTACCGCAGGCTTATTATCAAGTACTATCGCTTCAGTTTCTGGCGCCTCATCTATATTAAAAGGCAGTATTGTAACTTACGATGCTACGGTAAAAACGAAAGTACTGGGAGTTGATGAACAAATTATAGCAGATCATACAGCCGAATCTGAAGAAACAACTTTTGCCATGTGCGTGGGTTTAAGAAAACTATATCCCGATACCGCTATTGCGGTTGCCGTTACAGGCGTGGCCTCACTACCTACAACCGAATATTTTATAGATAAAGAGGTTGGTCAAATTTATGTTTCTATCTGGTATAAAGCATTTCATCATTTCGAAACGGTAATTAGGGCCAATGAAACTGATGATCAGCGAAATGAAATCCGCGAAAAAGCAGTGGAATTTATTTTAGGAAAAATTGAGGAGATTGTGGGTGTTTAA
- a CDS encoding arginase, translating into MENKLINPEARTIKLVKNRSDIGAGTRGSDMGIDAIEIAAINKGSDYFNSFPFVDVETHNESIYDKDRNAFAKRIGQVLQQCTRLAETVAQTLTHGHFPLVFSGDHSSALGTISGIKAAYPDQTLGVVWIDAHADLHSPYTSPSGNIHGMPLAAALANDNPAWHINEISGETLTHWGRMKAIGTPAPKLKPEHLVYFGVRDTEQAEDWLMQQEGIRNYRAEEVRYRGLATCVEEALTKLSACKLIYISFDVDSMDCDLISYGTGTPVAKGFDQYEIIEIINQIIDSGKVACLEVAEVNPLLDNKGNKMAETAFEVLEAVTGRLSDTFI; encoded by the coding sequence ATGGAGAACAAGTTGATTAACCCCGAAGCACGTACCATTAAACTCGTTAAAAACCGGTCAGACATTGGTGCCGGCACACGCGGTTCGGATATGGGGATCGATGCCATCGAAATTGCAGCCATTAACAAGGGTAGCGATTATTTTAACAGCTTTCCTTTTGTTGATGTAGAAACCCACAACGAATCTATTTACGATAAAGACCGTAATGCCTTTGCCAAACGTATTGGTCAGGTGTTGCAGCAATGCACGCGACTGGCCGAAACAGTAGCACAAACCCTGACCCATGGCCATTTTCCACTCGTGTTTTCAGGCGATCATTCTTCTGCCCTAGGCACTATAAGTGGTATAAAAGCTGCTTACCCCGATCAAACCCTGGGGGTGGTATGGATCGATGCACATGCCGATCTGCATTCGCCCTACACTTCGCCTTCGGGTAACATTCACGGCATGCCACTTGCTGCTGCCCTGGCTAACGATAATCCTGCGTGGCACATTAATGAAATAAGCGGCGAAACCCTAACTCATTGGGGCCGTATGAAAGCCATTGGTACTCCAGCTCCTAAACTTAAACCCGAACATCTGGTATATTTCGGAGTGCGCGATACCGAGCAGGCCGAAGACTGGTTAATGCAGCAAGAAGGGATTCGCAATTACCGGGCAGAAGAAGTACGGTACCGTGGCCTGGCTACCTGTGTAGAAGAAGCCCTAACGAAACTCTCTGCCTGCAAGCTCATTTATATTTCGTTTGATGTAGACAGCATGGATTGCGATCTGATTTCTTATGGTACAGGTACACCCGTTGCCAAAGGGTTCGACCAGTACGAGATAATCGAAATTATTAACCAGATAATCGATTCTGGCAAGGTTGCTTGTTTAGAAGTGGCCGAGGTTAACCCTTTACTCGATAACAAAGGCAATAAAATGGCCGAAACTGCATTCGAAGTGCTTGAAGCTGTAACTGGTCGTTTAAGTGATACCTTTATCTAA